In a single window of the Nocardiopsis composta genome:
- a CDS encoding conjugal transfer protein TrbL yields MGSSAITTLTNTTWDLSKTINQSTITVYQAATSDGLLANFNRVVEDAVAELREGIWRPLLPTVFILGAVWLGWYGLIRKRVTLTIESAVWMVLATALGLWILVNPGQILGLGAQLVNSGGQLINTAVSRVPSAASVSSCPAGAPAVEKAEWESENDFAARKNSQMLWSTLLCQPWVAGQFGSGKLGALAEQEHGVALIGAQAFSRDELTRMEEEGEDLTEARIEEKQEEYSRITEEIRGSYPEVAPIYEGNQQSHRFGVAVLALFSAVFAGGLILAGSVALIVLKIGFLLMMLLSPVFLLIGIHPGYGRSVLLRWGEMMLGILLKQIFIILLISLLVMSYGLVMGMDLGWGLQMILLSLFTLALFIYRKPFAHLFASVNANTFTSRMVNDTLSSKALSASANVLPPVAYMRAQRWGLRRAPQLAAAAGGVPAGPGGGADQQAGQVTGAGAAEQGEGEGASGARTEGRRVRGTTGYGRARGKSSPPPLKLGGNASSGTEQRTGSSTTRASAEAPSLGNAAYSGGSGAGSSPAPSSSSGPIPPRPAGGYRGTGDTGWASVFGTSSGSGQRPASGGSSDRGERTSGAPSPTSGSGIFAGREPARPEGNVNGRSRWGEPRSRREKAAPPPRQPRQPAARGGEDGHWFKSSGRRDPDRPISPFWAGSEGQRRANRDVPFWLRDGDS; encoded by the coding sequence ATGGGCAGTAGTGCAATAACCACGCTTACGAATACAACCTGGGATCTTTCTAAAACTATTAACCAGTCGACGATCACTGTCTACCAGGCAGCTACATCTGACGGCTTGTTGGCGAACTTTAATCGGGTTGTTGAAGATGCGGTAGCGGAATTGCGCGAAGGAATATGGCGACCGCTGTTGCCAACAGTGTTCATACTGGGGGCAGTTTGGCTTGGGTGGTATGGCCTCATTAGGAAGCGCGTGACGCTGACGATTGAGAGTGCCGTCTGGATGGTTTTGGCGACCGCGCTCGGCCTTTGGATACTCGTTAACCCTGGCCAGATTCTCGGCCTGGGGGCGCAGTTGGTGAATTCGGGAGGGCAACTCATCAACACGGCGGTGTCAAGGGTGCCGAGTGCGGCCTCGGTGTCTTCGTGCCCCGCTGGAGCGCCTGCTGTTGAAAAGGCGGAATGGGAAAGCGAGAACGATTTTGCTGCGCGGAAAAACTCTCAGATGCTCTGGTCTACTCTTCTTTGTCAGCCATGGGTAGCTGGGCAGTTTGGGAGTGGCAAGCTGGGGGCGCTTGCGGAGCAAGAGCACGGCGTTGCCCTGATTGGCGCTCAAGCATTCAGTCGCGATGAACTGACCCGCATGGAAGAAGAGGGGGAAGACCTAACAGAAGCCCGCATTGAAGAAAAGCAGGAAGAGTACAGTCGCATAACTGAAGAAATTAGAGGAAGTTACCCGGAAGTTGCGCCGATATATGAAGGTAACCAGCAGAGTCATCGCTTTGGGGTTGCTGTATTGGCTCTCTTTTCCGCTGTCTTTGCGGGAGGGTTGATACTCGCCGGGTCTGTTGCGCTTATTGTGCTGAAGATCGGCTTCCTTTTGATGATGCTCCTGTCTCCTGTATTTCTTCTTATAGGAATCCATCCAGGGTATGGGCGCTCTGTTTTGTTGCGCTGGGGGGAGATGATGCTTGGGATCCTTTTGAAGCAGATCTTCATCATCCTCCTTATATCGCTGCTCGTGATGTCCTATGGGCTAGTGATGGGGATGGATCTGGGGTGGGGGCTCCAGATGATTTTGCTTTCTTTGTTTACTCTGGCTCTCTTTATCTACCGGAAGCCATTCGCTCATCTCTTTGCTTCCGTTAACGCCAACACCTTCACCTCGCGAATGGTGAATGACACATTGTCGAGCAAGGCGCTGAGCGCAAGTGCGAATGTCCTTCCCCCTGTCGCCTACATGCGTGCACAGCGTTGGGGGCTTCGGCGTGCTCCCCAGCTTGCCGCAGCGGCGGGTGGGGTCCCCGCAGGTCCTGGTGGGGGAGCAGATCAGCAGGCTGGTCAGGTCACGGGAGCAGGAGCAGCCGAGCAGGGCGAAGGCGAAGGAGCCTCGGGGGCCCGGACAGAAGGCCGCCGAGTCCGAGGCACCACGGGCTACGGTCGCGCGCGCGGGAAGTCCAGTCCGCCACCACTCAAGCTGGGCGGGAACGCTTCTTCGGGAACGGAGCAGCGTACGGGGTCATCCACTACGCGAGCCTCTGCCGAGGCACCAAGCCTGGGGAACGCGGCCTACAGCGGCGGTTCAGGCGCCGGCTCTTCTCCTGCCCCCTCTTCGTCCAGCGGTCCGATTCCGCCCCGCCCGGCGGGCGGCTACCGCGGCACCGGCGACACCGGGTGGGCGTCGGTCTTCGGCACGAGCAGTGGAAGCGGTCAGCGCCCAGCCTCCGGCGGTTCCAGCGACAGGGGCGAACGGACCTCCGGTGCGCCTTCGCCGACGAGCGGTTCCGGGATCTTCGCCGGGCGGGAGCCTGCTCGTCCGGAGGGGAACGTCAACGGTCGTTCGCGGTGGGGCGAGCCCCGGTCCCGCAGGGAGAAGGCGGCGCCGCCTCCGCGTCAGCCCCGACAGCCGGCCGCGCGCGGCGGGGAGGACGGGCACTGGTTCAAGTCCAGTGGCAGGCGAGACCCGGACCGCCCGATCAGCCCGTTCTGGGCCGGCTCCGAGGGGCAGCGCCGGGCCAACCGGGACGTCCCCTTCTGGCTGCGGGACGGTGACTCATGA
- a CDS encoding C40 family peptidase, whose protein sequence is MLSPFVKEPSRSGGSCVTRLAMAVGLFMVLVIAFGVILASSMTINPGSLLMLQCTPGESSEQTESSGYAEDSIPENYLELYKKWGEEKGVPWNILAGVGQVESKHGRWDGPGITEGHNDWGAAGPMQFGALDGSAAGNSWGGEPVMKTEDRPEEGYGQDGDKDGTVSVYDPEDAIPAAADYLIAHGIKDDVRQAIYGYNHAWWYVDDVLEWADKYADGDFDPSESVKVGVECNVNEDGQPIGQAPDEMTQAVVDWALAQRGKSYVYGATGPNTFDCSGLTMKAYESIGVTIPRISQDQWGFGPKIPKGEEQPGDLVFFDVSRSYEPPGPGHVGMVIGDGLMVEAWCTDCGPIATREYDDPNRADVLGFTRPLEHPDVKSQLESRSQ, encoded by the coding sequence ATGCTCTCCCCCTTCGTGAAGGAACCCTCCAGGAGCGGCGGATCCTGTGTTACCAGGCTGGCGATGGCAGTTGGATTGTTCATGGTCCTGGTCATTGCCTTCGGGGTCATTCTGGCTTCCTCGATGACCATCAATCCGGGAAGCCTGTTGATGCTCCAGTGCACTCCTGGGGAGTCCTCTGAACAGACGGAGAGCAGCGGCTACGCCGAAGACTCCATCCCTGAGAACTACCTGGAGCTCTACAAGAAGTGGGGGGAGGAGAAGGGGGTTCCCTGGAACATCCTGGCGGGGGTCGGTCAGGTGGAGAGCAAGCACGGCCGCTGGGACGGCCCGGGCATCACCGAGGGGCACAACGACTGGGGGGCGGCCGGCCCGATGCAGTTCGGTGCGCTGGACGGTTCGGCCGCGGGGAACAGCTGGGGTGGTGAACCGGTCATGAAGACCGAGGACCGGCCGGAGGAAGGGTACGGCCAGGACGGCGACAAGGACGGGACCGTCAGCGTCTATGACCCGGAGGACGCCATCCCGGCTGCGGCCGACTACCTGATCGCGCATGGGATCAAGGACGACGTCAGACAGGCCATCTACGGTTACAACCACGCCTGGTGGTACGTGGACGACGTCCTGGAGTGGGCGGACAAGTACGCCGATGGGGACTTCGATCCCAGCGAGTCGGTGAAGGTCGGCGTCGAGTGCAACGTCAATGAGGATGGGCAGCCGATCGGGCAGGCCCCGGATGAGATGACGCAGGCGGTCGTCGACTGGGCGCTGGCCCAGCGGGGGAAGTCGTACGTCTACGGTGCGACCGGGCCGAATACGTTCGACTGCTCGGGGTTGACGATGAAGGCGTACGAGAGCATCGGGGTGACCATCCCGCGGATCTCCCAGGACCAGTGGGGTTTTGGCCCGAAGATTCCGAAGGGGGAGGAACAGCCGGGCGACCTGGTCTTCTTCGATGTTTCGCGATCGTATGAGCCGCCGGGACCGGGTCACGTCGGAATGGTCATCGGTGACGGGCTGATGGTGGAGGCCTGGTGCACTGACTGCGGGCCGATCGCGACACGTGAGTACGATGACCCGAACCGTGCGGATGTTCTTGGGTTCACCAGACCTCTTGAGCATCCAGACGTGAAATCTCAGTTGGAGAGCCGGAGCCAGTAA
- a CDS encoding DUF397 domain-containing protein, which yields MLTETTWKKSTYSSGKGEECVEAKRRNQNILLRDSKNPTEILPSIPHSEWIFLIAKIKSDKQSL from the coding sequence GTGCTAACCGAAACAACATGGAAGAAAAGCACCTACAGCAGCGGCAAGGGAGAGGAGTGCGTGGAAGCAAAACGAAGAAATCAAAACATACTTCTTAGAGACTCAAAAAATCCAACCGAAATTCTGCCCTCCATCCCTCACTCCGAATGGATCTTCTTGATCGCAAAAATAAAGTCAGATAAGCAATCTCTCTAG
- a CDS encoding helix-turn-helix domain-containing protein, protein MPEKHGQTARHRRLSAELKRMREEAGLRAVEVAKAMGWNMTKVHRLERGEWKRLKEGDLRALSNLYGVTDPKQQDALVAMAKQASQKGWWARYSDVLGPGAYTSLEATASDLRFYSGMLIPGLLQTRDYAKAVIIGSGVTNLSEVKRRLEARLLRQELLETEKRPGLEAILDEAALRKTVGGRLTMSEQLLHLRLLSDQGKAVIRVLPDSFGAHQAMTGQFAILDFPAADDQPVTFIDSAHNGLFLEEDDEVRSYIEIYDSLRESALTPTESDECLRELAQEFLR, encoded by the coding sequence ATGCCAGAGAAACACGGACAAACCGCACGCCATCGGCGCCTCTCCGCAGAGCTCAAACGGATGCGCGAGGAAGCCGGGCTTCGAGCGGTAGAGGTCGCCAAGGCCATGGGGTGGAACATGACCAAGGTGCACCGCTTGGAACGCGGCGAGTGGAAACGACTCAAGGAAGGCGATCTGCGGGCCCTCTCGAACCTGTATGGAGTCACCGACCCGAAGCAGCAAGACGCACTGGTAGCCATGGCGAAGCAGGCCAGCCAGAAGGGCTGGTGGGCTCGTTACTCGGACGTGCTCGGACCAGGGGCATACACGAGTCTCGAAGCGACAGCGTCCGACCTCCGCTTCTACAGCGGAATGCTGATTCCTGGTCTACTCCAGACCCGGGATTATGCAAAGGCCGTGATCATAGGCTCCGGTGTCACTAACCTGTCAGAGGTCAAGCGCCGACTCGAAGCACGTCTCCTGAGGCAAGAGCTACTGGAGACAGAAAAACGTCCAGGCCTAGAGGCCATCCTGGATGAAGCTGCACTGCGCAAGACCGTTGGTGGAAGACTCACCATGTCTGAGCAGCTGCTTCACCTGCGCCTTCTGAGCGACCAGGGAAAAGCTGTTATCAGGGTTCTACCGGACAGCTTTGGAGCCCATCAGGCCATGACGGGACAGTTCGCTATACTCGATTTTCCAGCAGCTGACGACCAGCCCGTCACCTTCATCGACAGTGCACACAACGGCCTCTTCCTCGAAGAAGACGACGAGGTCAGGAGCTATATAGAGATATACGACAGCCTTCGAGAATCCGCACTTACACCGACCGAGTCGGACGAGTGCCTAAGAGAGCTGGCACAAGAGTTTTTGAGGTGA
- a CDS encoding ABC transporter ATP-binding protein, producing MLFSQSGALLEVKEISKRYRKAKAVDEISFKMAAGGIYGLLGPNGSGKTTCLHLITGLVQPSRGIITLNGVGVQDKKSRAMIGFAPDDLPLPASLTGREYLSFHDRLRGRDDGSRASALASALGIEGDLHRQISEYSHGMKRKIQIIAATMHRPELLILDEPFRGLDPESAFVLRDLMETFVESGRSILVATHDMLRAERECQTVHILHRGVLVDSGSPADLRKKYGASDMETVFLEATGVIGGRRERQGMVESVFASE from the coding sequence ATGTTGTTTTCCCAGTCGGGCGCCTTGTTGGAGGTAAAAGAGATTTCCAAGCGCTATCGTAAAGCGAAGGCGGTTGACGAGATCTCCTTCAAGATGGCTGCGGGTGGGATCTACGGCCTGCTCGGCCCCAACGGGTCCGGGAAAACGACATGCCTCCACCTCATAACAGGTCTGGTCCAGCCCAGCCGGGGCATCATAACTTTGAACGGGGTGGGTGTTCAGGATAAAAAGAGTCGGGCGATGATCGGCTTTGCCCCGGATGATCTTCCCCTGCCTGCCTCCCTGACGGGAAGGGAGTACCTGAGCTTCCACGACCGCCTTAGGGGGCGTGATGACGGTAGTCGAGCCAGTGCGCTGGCGTCTGCGCTGGGCATTGAGGGAGATCTGCACCGGCAGATCTCGGAATATTCACATGGAATGAAGCGGAAGATTCAGATCATTGCGGCCACCATGCACCGACCCGAGTTGCTGATCCTTGATGAGCCATTTCGAGGGCTGGATCCAGAGTCCGCGTTCGTCCTCCGCGACCTCATGGAGACCTTCGTGGAATCGGGGCGGAGTATTCTTGTCGCTACTCATGACATGTTGCGTGCCGAGCGTGAATGTCAGACGGTTCATATTCTTCATCGAGGTGTCCTGGTGGATTCTGGCTCTCCGGCCGATCTGCGAAAAAAATACGGAGCCAGTGACATGGAGACGGTGTTCCTTGAGGCGACGGGAGTGATCGGCGGAAGAAGAGAGAGGCAAGGGATGGTCGAGTCCGTATTCGCGTCTGAGTGA
- a CDS encoding TetR/AcrR family transcriptional regulator yields MAEDSAVIGRSGSYSTGVARRREILDRAIEVFAERGSDGASLRQIAKAIGVSHTALLHYFDSREQLLVAVYEHAEWTRGETHPWPAEATAVDRLVRAATENVKVPGLVQLYSTLVATALAEESGASKEFFTRRFEVTRENIAAWLRRDQALGLVREDVDADMIAAMLVAASDGLQTQWLLDSSVSLIETLRAFDALLSPCPGAAADRPEPADAPDRD; encoded by the coding sequence ATGGCGGAGGACTCAGCGGTGATCGGCCGCAGCGGCTCGTATTCGACGGGCGTGGCGCGCCGCCGGGAGATCCTGGACCGGGCGATCGAGGTGTTCGCCGAGCGCGGCTCCGACGGGGCGTCGCTGCGGCAGATCGCGAAGGCGATCGGCGTATCGCATACCGCGCTGTTGCACTACTTCGATTCGCGGGAGCAACTGCTGGTCGCGGTGTACGAGCACGCGGAATGGACGCGGGGCGAGACGCACCCGTGGCCGGCGGAGGCGACCGCGGTGGACAGGCTGGTGCGCGCGGCGACGGAGAACGTGAAGGTCCCGGGGCTGGTGCAGCTCTACTCGACGCTCGTCGCGACGGCGCTGGCGGAGGAGAGCGGAGCCAGCAAGGAGTTCTTCACCCGCCGGTTCGAGGTGACCCGCGAGAACATCGCGGCATGGCTCCGCCGCGACCAGGCGCTGGGCCTGGTACGCGAGGATGTGGACGCCGACATGATCGCGGCGATGCTCGTCGCCGCCTCGGACGGCCTGCAGACGCAATGGCTGCTGGATTCGAGTGTCTCGCTGATCGAGACGCTGCGCGCGTTCGATGCGCTCCTCAGCCCCTGCCCCGGGGCGGCCGCGGACCGGCCCGAGCCGGCGGACGCACCTGACCGGGATTGA
- a CDS encoding sugar phosphate isomerase/epimerase family protein, with the protein MAVPIASVQLYSLNVQFAADMAGSLDKLAALGLRHVEAFDFVERAAELRAALDGSGLSAPTGHAPLLSDELWTPGGTVPAPPPEKVFEAAATVGVQTVIDPFVAPSRWYTADGVDDIAARLNEAAEAAASFGLSVGYHNHAQEFAVSFDGATAYERAVSRLDERVRLELDLYWAAAGGQDVPALARSLGSRLVAVHVKDGAVIENPWAPGAPDLDPGTLEQTHAGKGEIPLAAALRANDAVEYAVIEYDKAPGDVFDDVAASLSFLRAEGLAQ; encoded by the coding sequence ATGGCCGTTCCCATCGCCTCCGTCCAGCTGTACTCACTGAACGTGCAGTTCGCCGCCGACATGGCCGGTTCGCTCGACAAGCTCGCGGCCCTCGGCCTGCGGCACGTGGAGGCGTTCGACTTCGTCGAGCGCGCAGCCGAGCTGCGCGCCGCGCTCGACGGCAGCGGGCTGAGCGCGCCCACCGGGCACGCGCCGCTGCTCTCCGACGAGCTGTGGACCCCCGGCGGGACGGTCCCCGCGCCCCCGCCGGAGAAGGTCTTCGAGGCCGCCGCGACGGTGGGCGTCCAGACCGTCATCGACCCGTTCGTCGCCCCGTCCCGCTGGTACACCGCGGACGGCGTCGACGACATCGCCGCACGCCTGAACGAGGCGGCCGAGGCCGCCGCGTCCTTCGGCCTGAGCGTCGGCTACCACAACCACGCACAGGAGTTCGCGGTCTCGTTCGACGGCGCCACCGCCTACGAGCGCGCCGTGTCGCGGCTCGACGAACGGGTGAGGCTCGAACTCGACCTCTACTGGGCGGCCGCGGGCGGACAGGACGTCCCCGCCCTCGCCCGGAGCCTCGGATCGCGGCTGGTCGCCGTGCACGTCAAGGACGGCGCGGTGATCGAGAACCCCTGGGCGCCCGGCGCGCCCGACCTCGACCCCGGCACCCTCGAGCAGACCCACGCGGGGAAGGGCGAGATCCCGCTGGCCGCCGCGCTGCGGGCGAACGACGCGGTCGAGTACGCCGTGATCGAGTACGACAAGGCGCCTGGGGACGTGTTCGACGACGTCGCCGCGAGCCTGTCGTTCCTGCGCGCGGAAGGGCTCGCCCAGTGA
- a CDS encoding Gfo/Idh/MocA family protein encodes MSGPMGVGFIGVGMISDTYLENLSSFPDVRVVILGDIDTDRAKAQADKYGIPSHGTADDVLAHPDVQIVVNLTVPAVHAEISSRAIAAGKHVWTEKPIGLDRDSTSALLRQAEQAGLRVGVAPDTVLGPGVQTAKRAIEDGVIGTPLFASTSMQWQGPDLIHPNPAFLFAQGAGPLLDMGPYYFTALVNIFGPVRAVAALGLKGREERTVQAGPDAGATFPVEVPSTMQVLTAFRAGQQAQSLLSFDSPLFRHGVVEISGTDGTLVLPDPNTFGGRIAYVAPLDKAPESLADLTAEQQWIEIEQRGTVTGRGLGVLEMARAIHEGRDHRANGAVGHHVLDIMLAAEESALRGEFVTLDSTIEPVPAMPLDFDPFARTLTGPTAT; translated from the coding sequence GTGAGCGGGCCGATGGGCGTCGGCTTCATCGGCGTCGGGATGATCAGCGACACCTACCTGGAGAACCTCTCCTCCTTCCCCGACGTGCGCGTCGTCATCCTCGGCGACATCGACACCGACCGCGCGAAAGCCCAGGCCGACAAGTACGGCATCCCCTCGCACGGGACCGCCGACGACGTGCTCGCCCACCCCGACGTGCAGATCGTCGTCAACCTCACCGTCCCCGCCGTGCACGCCGAGATCTCCTCCCGCGCCATCGCCGCCGGCAAGCACGTCTGGACCGAGAAGCCCATCGGCCTCGACCGGGACTCCACCTCCGCCCTGCTGCGGCAGGCGGAGCAGGCGGGGCTGCGCGTGGGCGTCGCCCCCGACACCGTCCTCGGCCCCGGAGTCCAGACCGCCAAGCGCGCCATCGAGGACGGGGTCATCGGCACACCGCTGTTCGCGAGCACCTCGATGCAGTGGCAGGGGCCCGACCTCATCCACCCGAACCCGGCGTTCCTGTTCGCCCAGGGCGCCGGCCCGCTGCTCGACATGGGGCCGTACTACTTCACCGCACTCGTGAACATCTTCGGCCCCGTCCGCGCCGTCGCCGCCCTCGGCCTGAAGGGCCGCGAGGAGCGCACCGTGCAGGCCGGCCCCGACGCCGGGGCGACGTTCCCCGTCGAGGTGCCCTCGACGATGCAGGTGCTCACCGCGTTCCGGGCCGGCCAGCAGGCGCAGAGCCTGCTCAGCTTCGACTCCCCGCTGTTCCGGCACGGCGTCGTCGAGATCAGCGGTACCGACGGCACCCTGGTCCTCCCCGACCCGAACACCTTCGGCGGCCGCATCGCCTACGTCGCACCCCTGGACAAGGCCCCCGAATCGCTCGCGGACCTCACCGCGGAACAGCAGTGGATCGAGATCGAACAGCGCGGCACGGTCACCGGGCGCGGCCTCGGCGTGCTGGAGATGGCGCGCGCGATCCACGAGGGCCGCGACCACCGCGCCAACGGCGCCGTCGGCCACCACGTCCTCGACATCATGCTCGCCGCCGAGGAATCCGCCCTCCGAGGCGAATTCGTCACCCTGGACAGCACCATCGAACCCGTCCCCGCGATGCCCCTCGACTTCGACCCCTTCGCCCGCACCCTCACCGGCCCGACGGCCACCTGA